The genomic stretch ACCGGCCTTGATCATCGAGTCGGCCACCGTCAGGGCATAGACGAAGCCGGAGCACACCGCCTGCACATCGAAGGCCGCGCAGCCGTGCACGCCCAGCTTCTGCTGCACCAAGCAGGCGGTGGAGGGGAAGATCATGTCCGGTGTGGACGTGGCGACGATGATCAGATCGATCTGGTCTGCCGTCACCCCCGCCGCTTCCAGCGCGTGACGCGCCGCATGCGTGGCGAGATCGCTGGAGGCGACGTCCGGTGCCGCGAAGTGGCGGGCCCGGATGCCGGTGCGCTCCACGATCCACTGGTCGGAGGTTTCAATGCCCCGTTGCGCCAGCTCGGCCGCGAAGTCCGCGTTGCTGACACGCCGGGGTGGCAGATAGCTGCCGGTCCCGGTGATCCGGGAATGAATGGATGAAGAAACGGTCATGCAGTCGTTACGACCTGCACCTGGTTGTCCGACCCGGCCGCAGTCGGCAGGGCCTGGAGCGTCTCCAGGATTCGGTCATGCACCCGGTCGAGCAACCGGTTCCGGGCCGCATCATACGCTCGATTCAGGGCCTGCTCGAACGCGAAGGCGTCGGCCGAGCCGTGACTTTTGAACACCAGCCCGCGCAGCCCGAGCAGCGCGGCGCCGTTGTAACGGCGGTGATCTACGCGCTTTTTGAACTGGTTCAGCACCGGAAGCGCGACGATGGCGGCAAGTTTGGTGGCGAAGTTGCGCGTGAATTCCTGCTTGATGAAGCTGGAGAGCATGCCGGCCAACCCCTCGGACGCCTTCAACACGATGTTGCCGACGAAACCGTCGCAGACGACGATGTCGGTCGTGCCCTTGAAGATGTCGTTGCCCTCGACATTGCCGAAGAAATTCACGTGCCCCGCCTCGGCGACCGAGCGCAGCAACTCGCCGGCCCGCTTGATCGTTTCGCTGCCCTTGATCGCTTCTTCGCCGATGTTGAGCAGGCCGACGGTGGGGTTGTCCTTGCCCTGCACGGCCGCCACCAGCGCGCTGCCCATCACGGCGAACTGCAACAGGTGCTCCGGGCCGCAATCGACGTTGGCGCCCAGATCGAGCACCGTCGTGTAGCCGTCTTTCTGGTTCGGCATCACCGTGGCGATGGCCGGGCGGTCGATGCCTTCGAGCGTTTTCAGCAGGTAGCGCGACACCGCCATCAAGGCGCCGGTGTTGCCCGCCGAGACGCAGGCGTCGGCAGGTGCAAGGCCGTCGTCGGCCGGCTTCACCTGGCTGATCGCGACCCGCATCGACGAGTCCTTCTTGCGCCGCAGGGCCACCTCGACCGGATCGTCCATCTCGACCACCTCGGTGGCCGCGACGATGGTGCAGCGCGGCCACGCCGCCGCCGATTGCAACGCCTCGGCACGGCCGACCAGGATCAACTCGGCTTGGGGGTGTGCCTGCAGGAAGGCCTGACAGGCGGGCAAGGTGACGGACGGACCGAAGTCGCCGCCCATACAGTCCACGGCCACCCGTACCGGACGTGCAGCATTGTCAGCAGAGATACTCATCGCCAGTACCGGAGGACGCGAAGGACGCCGGGAACACCAGGAATGGGCACGGGCAGGCGCAGGCGCACAGCCGACGGCCGCCCTGACATGCAGCACCCGAGCGCACAAATGCCGCCGCCACGGCAGACAGCCGAGCGGACTCACGCAAACAACGGCAACGGGAGACGATAGATCGCGACACGGGTTAAAACACCCTCATGCGCACGGCGCGATGACGCACCCCGGCGCGGACGGATTCGCTCCCTGAGGCATGCCCGGCAGATTCACGGGCGTGCAACGACCGACTCGCTTGCCGAGCCGGCGTGCCGTGCAACGGCAGCGCCGCGCCCGCCAGCAAGCTCAGGCGTCGGCCTTGGTCTTGAGGACCTTGCGCCCACGGTAGAAACCGGTGGGGCTGATGTGATGACGCAAATGGGTTTCGCCGGTGGTCGGCTCAATCGCGGTCCCCGGGGTCGACAGGTGCTGGTGGGCACGATGCATCCCGCGCTTCGACGGCGATTTCTTGTTCTGTTGAACGGCCATGGCTCGCTCCTTGGGAAAACCCGAGATTCTAACACTTCTCGCCCGGCCGACGCCAGCACCCCGAATGAGCAGGAGTTCCGCATCGCGGGAGTGTCAACGCCGAGGCAGATCAGGACGACGACGTCGGCTTCTTCAGCTGGGCCAGCACCGCAAACGGGTTGGGCCGCTCGGGCTCACCCGGCACATCGGCCTCGCCCACCTCGGCGCCTGCCAGTTGGGCCGGCGGCGCGCAGGCATCGTGCCGGGGCACGAGCGGCAACGCCAGGATCAACTCGTCTTCGACCAGTTCCTGCAGGTTGAGGCTGCGCGACAGGGCCAGCACGTCTTCCTCGCTGTCCGCGTCGATCTGCGCCGCCGTCGCCTCGTCGGCCACGAACCTGAAATCGCGTTCGACCTCCAGCGCGGTTTCCACCGGCTGCAGGCACCGCTGGCATTCGAGCCCGAGCACCGTGCTGGCGCTCACGTGCATCCACAACTCCGCCGCCGCGCCGCGCTTCTCGACCTGCCATCCGCGTGCCGCCCATTGCACCGGCTGATCGCCCGCCTGCGCGTCGGCATGCGCCTCCTGGGCCAAGCGGGGCAGCGCGGCGAGCGGCCATTCCCCCCGCACCGCCACCTGGGCCTGGATGAACTCGCGGACGTCCAGGCGCTGCGGATTGAACTCTTTTGCCTTCATCTGGCGAGTGTAGCGCCGCGCTTGCAGCGCTTTGCCGGTGAAGGACAATCGACGCCATCATGCTCGACACGCCCCCCTCCTCCGCTGTGCCCCACCCCCTGCCCCGCCCGCTGATCCTCGGCTCGACCTCGCGCTACCGTCGCGAACTGCTGCAGCGGTTGCGCCTGCCCTTCGAGGTGCTGTCACCCCAGGTCGACGAAACGCCCGCCGCCGGCGAGGCGCCGGCCGACCTGGCCGTGCGGCTCGCGCTCGCGAAGGCACGGGCGGTGGCGGCGCAATCGCCCGACGCCGTCGTGATCGGTTCGGACCAGGTGGCCGACCTGGCCGGCGAGCCGATCGGCAAGCCGGGCGATCATGCCCGGGCCGTCACGCAGTTGCGCCGCATGAGCGGGCGCGCGGTGGTGTTCCAGACCGCCGTGGCCGTGGTGTGCCGCGCCATCGGCTTCGAGCAGGTGCAGCGCGTGCCGGTGACGGTGCGTTTTCGCACGCTGGACGACGCCGAGATCGAACACTACCTGCGAGCCGAGCAGCCGTATGACTGTGCCGGCAGCGCCAAGTCGGAAGGGCTGGGCATTGCGTTGTTGAGCGCCATTGAGTCCGACGACCCGACCGCCCTGATCGGCCTGCCGCTCATTAAGACCTGCGAGTTGCTGCGCGCCGCTGGCGTGCCGCTGCTCGGCGCTGGGGCCGGGTCTTGAGCGCGTCGCCCGGGCGCTTGTATCTGGTGCCCACGCCCCTCGACTTCGGCACCCTGGGCGCCGGCGCGACGCCGCCGCCGCTGACGCAGGTGCTGCCGCAGCAGGTGCTCGACGTGGCCGCCGGGCTGACCCACTGGGTGGTGGAGAACGCCAAGACGACGCGTGCCTTCCTGAAGCGCGTGCACGCGGTGGTGCCGCTGGCGCGGCCGCTGCAGGAAATGGTCATCGCGGAACTGCCCCGCCCCCCCAAGGGCAGTGCCAGAACGCCGCCGCCGGACGGCCAGCTCGACCTGCTGTTGCAACCGGCCGCGGCCGGCCACGACATCGGGCTGGTTTCGGAGGCCGGCATGCCGGCTGTAGCGGACCCGGGCGCCGACGTGGTGCGGCGGGCCCACGAACTGGGGCTGCAGGTGGTGCCGCTGGTGGGGCCTTCGGCGCTGCTGCTGGCGCTCGCGGCCAGCGGCATGAATGGCCAGAGCTTCGCCTTCGTCGGCTATCTGCCGGTGGACGACGGCGCACGCGCCAGCCGCATCCGCGAACTGGAAGCCCTGGCCCGGCGCAGTGGCCAGACCCAGATGATGATCGAGACGCCCTATCGCAACCCGGCCCTGCTGGCGGCGCTGCTCGCACATCTGCAGCCGACGACACGCTTGTCGGTCGCCTGCGGTCTCACGTTAAACGGGGGGTGGAACCGCTCGTTCGCCGTCTCGCGCTGGAAACAGCATCCGCAAGCCCTGCCAGCCGACGTGCCGGCAGTGTTCGCGATCCACGGCGGGTGACGGCGCACCGCCGGGTGGTCGCCGCGGCGGGCACAAGACTGCCGCCGGGACGCGAGCCCGCTGCTCGAGGCACCCGCCTGCCGCACCGAAGGTGCGATCAGCTCTTCTTGCCGCCGCCCAGCAGCGCCGCCACCTTGCGCTTCGGCTTGATATAGGGCGACGCCACCCGCGAGAGGGCGGGCGGCGTGCCGACCGGCTGTTTCTCCCAGCCCGGGTCGGCGCTGGGGTCCGCTTCGTAGGGCTTGCTGAAGAACGGGTCGCTGGGTGTCGTCGAGCCCATCGCATAGCCGCCGTAGCCGCGTGGATGGCGCGGGGCACTCGGCTGCGAGGACGACTCCTCGTCGTCCTCCCGGCGGCGCGGCGGCCGGCGCAGACGTTCTTCTTCGAGTTCGAGGGGCTCGATCTCGATCTTCTTCTTGATCAGCTTCTCGATGTCGGCCACCAGCCGCTGGTCGCCGCGCGAGACGAAGGACACCGCGAGACCCGACGCGCCGGCCCGGCCGGTCCGGCCGATGCGGTGCACATAGTCTTCGGCGTTGAAGGGGATGTCGAAGTTGAACACCGCCGGCAGGTCGGCGATGTCGAGCCCACGGGCCGCCACGTCGGTGGCCACCAGCAGTTCGACCTCGTTGCGCTTGAAGGCCTCGAGGGCCTTGAGCCGCTCGTCCTGCGACTTGTCGCCGTGCAGCGCCGCCGTCTTCAGGCCGTCGCGCTCGAGCGAACGCGCCAGGCGGGCGGCACCCAGCTTGGAATTGACGAACACGATGGCTTGCGACAACGTGCGCTCGCGCAGCAGATGCCGCACCGCGCGTCGCTTGTCGTCGTCTTCGACGGCGTAGAAACGCTGCTCCACCGTCGTCGCGGTCGCATTGGGCCGCGCCACTTCCACCAGCACCGGCTCCTGCAGATAGCTCTGCGCCAGCTTCTTGATTTCGGGCGAGAAGGTGGCCGAGAACAACAGCGTCTGGCGCTGCGTCGGCAGGTAGCTCAGGATGCGCTGCAGATCAGGCAAAAAGCCGATGTCGAGCATACGATCGGCCTCGTCGAGCACGACGTATTCGACCTGGCTCAGCGTGCAGTTCTTGGCCTGGATGTGGTCGAGCAAACGGCCCGGCGTCGCGATCAGCACTTCGACCCCGCGGCGCAACTCGGCCGTTTGAGGGTTCATGTCGATGCCGCCGAACACCACTGCCACGCGCAGCTGGGTGTGGCGTGCATACGCCTTGACGTTGGCGGCCACCTGGTCGGCCAGCTCGCGCGTGGGCGCCAGCACCAGCGCCCGCACCGGGTGACGCGCCGGGGAGGCGCTGCCGTTTTCGTGCTTCAGCATCTTCTGCAGCAACGGCAGCGAGAACGCGGCCGTCTTGCCGGTGCCCGTCTGGGCCGCGCCCATCACGTCCCGACCTGCCAGCACGATGGGAATCGCCTTGGCCTGGATCGGCGTCATCGAGGTGTAACCCTGGTCGGCGATGGCCTGCTGCAGCTTGGCGTCGAGAGGGAGGGAGGAAAACTGGCCGCCTGCGATGGGGCCCTCAGAAGCTTCGGTCATAAGTAGCACATTATCGTCCAGGCTGCCGGAACCGCCTCCTGTGCTGTACTAAAGCCCCGTTTCGGCGCCGTTCAGCGCCCAGTGGCACGGCGGTATTCGGGCACGCAGTCGGCCAGCCAGCGCTTCACCGCTTCGTCCCCCTGCGTGGCGTCCAGGGCGGACAGCACCTCGGGCGTGCGCCGCAACCATTCGGCCTCGTGGTCCTGGTGCAAGCGGGCGACGCGCAACCGGGCGATCGGGGTCGGGAGTGTGGTGTCGCTGTCCGCCAACAGCTCCTCATACAGCTTTTCACCCGGGCGTAAACCGGTGAACACGATCGAGATGTCGGCCAGGCTGTGGCCGGACAGGCGGATCATGTCGCGCGCCAGTTCGGCGATCCGCACCGGCTCGCCCATGTCGAGCACGAACACCTGGCCGGTCTCCCCCATCGCACCGGCCTGGATCACCAGGCGTGCGGCCTCGGGGATGGTCATGAAATAGCGGGTGATGTCGGGGTGGGTCACCGTGACCGGGCCGCCACGGGCGATCTGCTCCTTGAACTTGGGGATCACGCTGCCGCTGGAGCCGAGCACATTGCCGAAGCGCACCGCCATGAACCGGGTGGCGTGCCCTTGCGTCGCCAGGTGGGAGATGACCATCTCGGCCGCCCGCTTGGTGGCGCCCATCACATTGGTCGGGTTGACGGCCTTGTCGGTCGAGATCAGCACGAAACGTTCGGCGCCGGCCTCGGCCGCGGCGCTCGCCGCCAGGTAGGTGCCCAGCGTGTTGTTCTGCAGCGCCGCCCAGCTGTTGTCTTCTTCCATCAGCGGCACATGCTTGTAGGCCGCGGCATGAAACACCACCTGCGGTTTCCAGCGTCCGAAGCTGTGGCGCAAATGGGCGGCGTTCTTGACGTCGCCCACCAGCCGCACCAGCGCCACATGCGGGAATTGCTCGCTGAGCTCCTGTTCGATGCGGTACAGCGCGTATTCGCTGAGTTCGTACAGCACCAGCCGGCTCGGGCCGTAGCGCGCGACCTGGCGGCACAGCTCCGAGCCGATGCTGCCGCCGGCACCGGTGATCAGCACCGTCTTGCCGTTCAGGCACTCCGAGATGCCGGCCTCGTCGAGCCGCACCGGCTCGCGTCCCAGCAGGTCTTCCGGCTCGATTTCGCGCACCCGGCCGACCTGCGACCCCTCGCGCAGCTCCTGCGCGGACGGCACGGTCAGTACCGGCAGGCCGGTCTGCGCGGCGGCTTCGATGACCCGGCGGCGCTCGGCCGGCGGCAGCGACGGCATCGCGACGATCAAATGTGTGACGGCCCGGCGCTCGACATGGCGCGCCAGCTCGGCCAGCGGGCCGAGCACCGGCACCCCGCCCAGGCGCGCGTGCTGCTTGGCCGGGTCGTCGTCGAGCAGGCCGACAATCACATAACCCTGGTGCTGCACGCCGGCCAGCAGCAAGCGCGCCGCCTCGCCGGCGCCCAGCACCAGCGCCCGCCGGGTCTCGACGCCGTTGCCGGCGTGGCGGGCCCGCAGGTGCTCGTACAGCATCCGGTAGGCGACGCGCGCCCCGCACAGTCCCATCAGGCTCACCACCGGGTGCAGCGCGAGCACGGCGCGCGGCACCTCGGTGAGTTGCGCCATCAACACGATCACGGCGCCCAGCAGCCCGGCGATGGCACAGGCCAGCGTCAGGCGCTTGACCTCCCCGAAACCCGAAAACCGCCACAAGCCACGCGGCACGCCGGCGGCCCAGAACACCGTCAGGTAGAGCCCCACCAGACCCAGCAGCACCCAGGGGTCGTAGTCGGGGCGGGCACTCAGCCAGCGGTCGAAACCGAGCCGGAACAGATAGGTGACGTTCCAGGCCAGCGCGATCACGACACCGTCGATCAGCAGCGACAGCGGCCGGCGGTGCGCCCGGGCGCGGGTCAGGAAGGCGTCGAGGGTGTGCCAGAAGAACATGCAGAAGAAGAGGGTTCAGCGGGTGACGATCACGAACAGCGTGCGCGCCAGCAGCCGCAGGTCGGTCCAGAAGCCTGCCTGCTCGACATACTGCTGCGCATACCGCAGCTTGGCCGGCAGCACCTCTTCGACATAGGTGCGCTCGGGGTCGCTCGACGCCGCCAGCAGCTCGCTTTCGCGCCGGTATTCGATCGACGCCAGGTCGGTGATGCCGGGGCGCACCGACAGCACCTGCTCGCGCACGGCCGGTGGATAGTAGGCCAGGTAGCGCGGCACCTCCGGGCGTGGGCCGACCAAACTCATGTGCCCAAGTAGCACGTCGATCAGCTGCGGCAGTTCGTCGAGCTTGCTGCTGCGCAGCAGCGCGCCGACGCGGGTGATGCGCGGGTCGGCGCCAACCGTGATCTGGCGGCCCGCGTCGGCCGGCCGGTGCTGCATGGTGCGGAATTTGTGGATGCGAAACGGCTGGCCGTAACGCCCCACCCGCTGCTGGCGAAAGAACACCGGCCCGGGCGAGTCGAGCTTGACCGCCAGCGCGATCAGCGCCATCACGGGCGCCAGCAGCACCAGCCCGAGGCCGGCCGCCGCCAGGTCGAACAATCGCTTGCCCATGGCCGCCGGTTCACCCCAGGATGCGGCGCAGCGCGTCGATCACCCGCTCGACGTCGGCGTCGCACATGCGGGTGTAGAGCGGCAGGCTGATGATGGTCTCGTAGGCCCGCTGGCTGTGCGGGAACTGCGCCGGGCTGAGCTGGTAGCGATCACGCCAATAGGGGTGCAAATGCAGCGGGATGTAGTGCACGCTGCAGCCGATGCCGGCCTCGAACAAGCGCTCGATCACCGCATCGCGGCCGACGCTCGCGGCCTCGGTCAGCCGCACCGCA from Caldimonas brevitalea encodes the following:
- the plsX gene encoding phosphate acyltransferase PlsX, with protein sequence MSISADNAARPVRVAVDCMGGDFGPSVTLPACQAFLQAHPQAELILVGRAEALQSAAAWPRCTIVAATEVVEMDDPVEVALRRKKDSSMRVAISQVKPADDGLAPADACVSAGNTGALMAVSRYLLKTLEGIDRPAIATVMPNQKDGYTTVLDLGANVDCGPEHLLQFAVMGSALVAAVQGKDNPTVGLLNIGEEAIKGSETIKRAGELLRSVAEAGHVNFFGNVEGNDIFKGTTDIVVCDGFVGNIVLKASEGLAGMLSSFIKQEFTRNFATKLAAIVALPVLNQFKKRVDHRRYNGAALLGLRGLVFKSHGSADAFAFEQALNRAYDAARNRLLDRVHDRILETLQALPTAAGSDNQVQVVTTA
- the rpmF gene encoding 50S ribosomal protein L32; its protein translation is MAVQQNKKSPSKRGMHRAHQHLSTPGTAIEPTTGETHLRHHISPTGFYRGRKVLKTKADA
- a CDS encoding YceD family protein, whose amino-acid sequence is MSFTGKALQARRYTRQMKAKEFNPQRLDVREFIQAQVAVRGEWPLAALPRLAQEAHADAQAGDQPVQWAARGWQVEKRGAAAELWMHVSASTVLGLECQRCLQPVETALEVERDFRFVADEATAAQIDADSEEDVLALSRSLNLQELVEDELILALPLVPRHDACAPPAQLAGAEVGEADVPGEPERPNPFAVLAQLKKPTSSS
- a CDS encoding Maf family nucleotide pyrophosphatase, producing MLDTPPSSAVPHPLPRPLILGSTSRYRRELLQRLRLPFEVLSPQVDETPAAGEAPADLAVRLALAKARAVAAQSPDAVVIGSDQVADLAGEPIGKPGDHARAVTQLRRMSGRAVVFQTAVAVVCRAIGFEQVQRVPVTVRFRTLDDAEIEHYLRAEQPYDCAGSAKSEGLGIALLSAIESDDPTALIGLPLIKTCELLRAAGVPLLGAGAGS
- a CDS encoding SAM-dependent methyltransferase codes for the protein MSASPGRLYLVPTPLDFGTLGAGATPPPLTQVLPQQVLDVAAGLTHWVVENAKTTRAFLKRVHAVVPLARPLQEMVIAELPRPPKGSARTPPPDGQLDLLLQPAAAGHDIGLVSEAGMPAVADPGADVVRRAHELGLQVVPLVGPSALLLALAASGMNGQSFAFVGYLPVDDGARASRIRELEALARRSGQTQMMIETPYRNPALLAALLAHLQPTTRLSVACGLTLNGGWNRSFAVSRWKQHPQALPADVPAVFAIHGG
- a CDS encoding DEAD/DEAH box helicase; protein product: MTEASEGPIAGGQFSSLPLDAKLQQAIADQGYTSMTPIQAKAIPIVLAGRDVMGAAQTGTGKTAAFSLPLLQKMLKHENGSASPARHPVRALVLAPTRELADQVAANVKAYARHTQLRVAVVFGGIDMNPQTAELRRGVEVLIATPGRLLDHIQAKNCTLSQVEYVVLDEADRMLDIGFLPDLQRILSYLPTQRQTLLFSATFSPEIKKLAQSYLQEPVLVEVARPNATATTVEQRFYAVEDDDKRRAVRHLLRERTLSQAIVFVNSKLGAARLARSLERDGLKTAALHGDKSQDERLKALEAFKRNEVELLVATDVAARGLDIADLPAVFNFDIPFNAEDYVHRIGRTGRAGASGLAVSFVSRGDQRLVADIEKLIKKKIEIEPLELEEERLRRPPRRREDDEESSSQPSAPRHPRGYGGYAMGSTTPSDPFFSKPYEADPSADPGWEKQPVGTPPALSRVASPYIKPKRKVAALLGGGKKS
- a CDS encoding polysaccharide biosynthesis protein; protein product: MFFWHTLDAFLTRARAHRRPLSLLIDGVVIALAWNVTYLFRLGFDRWLSARPDYDPWVLLGLVGLYLTVFWAAGVPRGLWRFSGFGEVKRLTLACAIAGLLGAVIVLMAQLTEVPRAVLALHPVVSLMGLCGARVAYRMLYEHLRARHAGNGVETRRALVLGAGEAARLLLAGVQHQGYVIVGLLDDDPAKQHARLGGVPVLGPLAELARHVERRAVTHLIVAMPSLPPAERRRVIEAAAQTGLPVLTVPSAQELREGSQVGRVREIEPEDLLGREPVRLDEAGISECLNGKTVLITGAGGSIGSELCRQVARYGPSRLVLYELSEYALYRIEQELSEQFPHVALVRLVGDVKNAAHLRHSFGRWKPQVVFHAAAYKHVPLMEEDNSWAALQNNTLGTYLAASAAAEAGAERFVLISTDKAVNPTNVMGATKRAAEMVISHLATQGHATRFMAVRFGNVLGSSGSVIPKFKEQIARGGPVTVTHPDITRYFMTIPEAARLVIQAGAMGETGQVFVLDMGEPVRIAELARDMIRLSGHSLADISIVFTGLRPGEKLYEELLADSDTTLPTPIARLRVARLHQDHEAEWLRRTPEVLSALDATQGDEAVKRWLADCVPEYRRATGR
- a CDS encoding sugar transferase → MGKRLFDLAAAGLGLVLLAPVMALIALAVKLDSPGPVFFRQQRVGRYGQPFRIHKFRTMQHRPADAGRQITVGADPRITRVGALLRSSKLDELPQLIDVLLGHMSLVGPRPEVPRYLAYYPPAVREQVLSVRPGITDLASIEYRRESELLAASSDPERTYVEEVLPAKLRYAQQYVEQAGFWTDLRLLARTLFVIVTR